A window of the Cynocephalus volans isolate mCynVol1 chromosome 10, mCynVol1.pri, whole genome shotgun sequence genome harbors these coding sequences:
- the LOC134387644 gene encoding olfactory receptor 7A17-like, with amino-acid sequence MEPENYTQTSVFLLLGFFEEPELQPILFGLFLSMYLITLFGNLLIILAIISDSHLHTPMYFFLSNLSFVDICFTSTTVPKMLVNIQTQSKVITYTVCITQMFFFMHFVVLDGLLLTVMAYDRFVAICHPLHYKVIMSPWLCVLLVLVSWMTSVLQSLLHTLMVMRLSFCTRLEIPHFFCELSEVIHLACSDTFLNDLVMYFTAALLGGGSLAGILYSYSKIVSSICGISTAQGKYKAFSTCASHLSVVSLFYGTGLGVYLGSAAAHNSHSSATASVMYTVVTPMLNPFIYSLRNKDIKMTLKDSLGKKLRKSQFSCC; translated from the coding sequence ATGGAACCAGAGAATTATACACAAACTTCAGTATTTCTTCTTCTGGGATTTTTTGAGGAACCAGAATTGCAACCCATCCTCTTTGGGCTGTTCCTGTCCATGTACCTCATTACCTTGTTTGGAaacctgctcatcatcctggcCATCATCTCAGACTCCCACCTGCAcacacccatgtacttcttcctctccaacctgTCCTTTGTGGACATCTGTTTCACTTCCACCACCGTCCCAAAGATGCTGGTGAATATACAGACACAGAGCAAAGTCATAACCTACACAGTCTGCATCACCCAGATGTTCTTTTTCATGCACTTTGTAGTGTTGGATGGCTTGCTCCTGactgtgatggcctatgaccggttTGTGGCCATCTGTCACCCCCTACACTACAAAGTCATCATGAGCCCCTGGCTCTGTGTGTTGCTGGTTCTGGTGTCCTGGATGACGAGTGTCCTGCAATCCCTGTTACATACTTTAATGGTGATGCGGCTGTCCTTCTGTACACGCTTGGAAATCCCccactttttctgtgaactcaGTGAGGTGATCCATCTTGCCTGTTCTGACACCTTTCTTAATGATCTGGTGATGTATTTTACGGCAGCACTGCTGGGTGGGGGATCCCTTGCAGGTATTCTTTACTCCTACTCCAAGATAGTTTCCTCCATATGTGGAATTTCAACAGCTCAGGGGAAGTATAAAGCATTTTCCACCTGTGCATCTCACCTCTCAGTTGTCTCCTTATTTTATGGTACAGGCCTAGGAGTGTACCTTGGTTCTGCTGCTGCACACAATTCACACTCAAGCGCTACAGCCTCAGTGATGTACACTGTGGTCACACCCATGCTGAACCCATTCATCTACAGTCTGAggaataaagacataaaaatgacacTGAAGGATTCTTTGGGAAAGAAACTAAGAAAGAGCCAATTCTCCTGTTGCTAA